In one Chryseobacterium camelliae genomic region, the following are encoded:
- a CDS encoding glycosyltransferase: MKKISVIFILPDLETGGAERIITTIANHLSRDKFEPKILLLRKQGGYLNFLRKDVEIIDVDTERIRHSLKPILREIYRRKPDIVFSGFGEVNAYLSLFIKLFPRTKFIARETNVVSQHITRKEIKFFYSFYNNYQTIIAQSDDMRKDLIDNFNVKERKIIKINNPVDFDFINEKLLFSGKPECFKYNYKNVVAIGNLSARKGFDNLLKVFSRLKNENILLHILGDGKDREILHQMKDFLDLKKVIFHGRQDNPYQFLKYADLFVLSSRYEGFPNVLLEAGACGTYSLVNNCPGGINEIIQNRINGEISDIENHEDFSQKIIRILHESYDSSSIQNSIKSRFSKEIILDKYEKVLLDLMKF, from the coding sequence ATGAAAAAGATTTCTGTCATATTTATTCTGCCGGATTTGGAAACCGGAGGTGCAGAAAGAATCATTACCACCATTGCGAACCATCTTTCCCGGGATAAGTTCGAACCTAAAATATTGCTTTTGCGCAAACAAGGCGGTTATCTTAATTTTCTTAGAAAAGATGTAGAAATCATCGATGTAGATACAGAACGAATCCGGCATTCATTAAAGCCTATTTTACGGGAAATTTACAGGAGAAAACCTGATATTGTATTCTCCGGTTTTGGAGAGGTAAATGCGTATTTATCATTATTTATCAAGCTTTTTCCAAGAACGAAGTTTATTGCAAGAGAAACGAATGTGGTGTCTCAGCATATTACCCGGAAAGAAATCAAATTTTTCTATAGCTTTTATAACAACTATCAGACAATCATTGCTCAGAGTGATGATATGAGGAAGGATTTAATTGATAATTTCAACGTGAAAGAAAGGAAAATCATTAAAATAAATAATCCTGTCGATTTTGATTTTATTAATGAAAAACTTCTTTTTTCCGGTAAACCAGAATGTTTTAAATACAATTATAAAAATGTTGTGGCTATTGGTAATTTATCTGCAAGAAAAGGCTTTGATAATCTGTTAAAAGTATTCTCGAGACTCAAAAACGAAAATATCTTATTGCATATATTGGGAGATGGAAAAGACCGGGAAATTCTTCATCAGATGAAGGATTTTTTAGACCTAAAAAAGGTTATTTTTCATGGAAGACAGGATAATCCGTATCAGTTTTTGAAATATGCGGATCTATTTGTTCTTTCTTCGAGATATGAAGGTTTTCCCAATGTTTTACTGGAAGCAGGCGCTTGCGGAACCTATTCTCTGGTTAATAATTGCCCGGGAGGAATTAACGAGATTATACAAAATCGCATCAACGGTGAGATTTCCGATATTGAAAACCATGAAGATTTCTCACAAAAAATTATCCGTATTTTACATGAAAGCTACGACAGCAGCTCCATTCAAAATTCTATAAAATCAAGGTTTTCCAAAGAAATTATTTTGGATAAATACGAAAAGGTTTTACTGGATTTGATGAAATTCTAA